GACAAATGTTGATGTAACATATACAGATCTTGATTGCTTCGTATGCTCAACTGGTCCATTCTTCAACAATGGGGACGGTACAATTTCATTTGAGAATCTATCACTTTCAATCGCAGTTTGCCAAAGCATTCAATCAACATTCCCAGTGACAGTAGAATTTTTGGCTGACTACTGTGAACCACGAGCAGATTTACCATTTGCTTGTTCACCAGCATCTCGCCCTAACAACTGTGCTGTTGTTTTCCCATAATATTATGAATCAGTGTTATCACCAACTTCATCATCATATAATAAAGAAAGGGAGAAACACCCTTTCTTTATTTTGCTTACATAAGCAAATAAAATTTAACCGTAAGGAGGAGGCATTTCCAGTGCCCAAAAGCTCCCACCCTTTCGAAATAAAGTTAAATACGCTGCAAAATCAAACCCAAACCTATCTCCACGAAATAAAGGAACTCATCGAAAAACTTCCTAATTCCAACAACACCAAGGTTATTAGCTATTTCACTTCCACTTTTAATATATCCCATCAATTAGATCAGGAGAGTTTATGTTTAGGCTCTTATCATATTTACAATATCGGTAATGAACCATTACTAAACCCTTCTATTTGTATAACATTGCCTGAATCATCACCTTTTTCATTTAGTGGTCGGTATGTACATGAACAGCTCCAACAAAGACTAAAAGGACCGAATGAATGGTTGCGTTTCTCAAAAACGCCAAACAAAAACGAATACTGGCTTAAACCAATTAGCAAAACATCAATCGAACCGAATGAAATCATTTCATTTACAAATTTCCAGATAAGATGGTCCCCAAATAAATCTTACGCTGGAAGCATTACAGGCTTTACTTATTGTGATCAGTTTCAAGATGGGATTGCTGTTGTAAACCCTATTAATTTAAGTGTCATTCATTTGGAACAGGAGGAAACATCATAAACGAATTTGAAGATAAACAAGAAGAATCCGAAGTACTAACAATTGAAAAGATATTAAAGCAATTCATGAAAGAACATTTTTCATCGATAAAAGATGAGCTCCAGGAAAATAATAATAGCTTTATTTTTCTGGAAAAAAGTTCACTCAATTTATTATTAGCTTATTTATTATCAAACAATAAATATGAAGCATCATACCCTGTCAATGAAGAAGAAGAAAAAAAAGCTGTTGAAAAAATAAACCAGCTCATCAATGAAAATGAAAAAGAGTTTCAGGAGATTATAGGCTTACTGAAAGATATGACTTGAAAGGAGGATCCATGTGGATATTGAAAGCGTGAAAAATAAGGACGTACTTCAATTACAGCAAACTATCATCTTTTTAAAATCAGAAATCGCAAAATATCAAAACGAAATATCCACCCTACAAAGCGTGGACTATTATTCAATGGTAAATAGTCTTGAGCAGGAACTGAGTCAGTTAGTAAACGAGAAAAAAGAACTTTCATTGGAATTAATGATGCTGAGGAAAAGTTTTGAAAAAGAGCTTAGCGAGCTGCATGAAAATATTCAATTACGTGAAGAGCAAAGAATAAAACTGATTACTTCCATTGAATCACTAGTGGAAAAAAAAGAAAACTTACAGAAAGAAAACAAACAATTAAAAGAAACAATCGAAAAAACAGCTAATACCGAAAATCCTGCTGCCCGTTCAGAAAACTATATACAGGCCGTAGAAGAACTGGATCATTTGCTGCGTTCTTTCATGAACAGCAACAATGAACAATTACTTTCTCTACGTGATACGATCAATCAACAGCACGATCTGTTAAAGCATATTAAAGATAAAAATGATGAAATTCATTCTACCCTTGAAGAAATGGTCCAAATAAAAGAGCCTGAACATAATAATTATTCTCCAACTGATGAACAAACGATCACCCGAATCAACCTTGAAAACCAGCTCCAAAATTTATTCATTCAAGCAACCAGTTTTGAAACAGAGCTTGATGAAAAACTACGTATACTGGATGAGTTTGATGACAAGTTACTATTGCTCGCCATTGAGATTGAGAAACATAAAAAAGGTGATATATAACAGACAGCTTAGATAGTAGAAAAGGCGACACGTCTGCACGTATCGCCTCTCCTTTATTTAAATGTTCTCCAACCAATATCTTTGCGGAAGAAGAAATTCGTCCATCCTTTCTTTGCAAGTTCAGCATATACTTTTTCCTGCGCTTCTTTTAACGTGGCTGCTTCTGACGCCACTAACAACACACGGCCACCGTTACCGATGAACCGGTCGCCCTCAAGCTTTGTCCCCGCATGGAATACCGGCAGTTCAATATCCGAAAGTTCCGGAAGTGCATTGCCTTTTTCCACATCACCCGGATAGCCTTCAGCCGCAACAACAACCCCTAGCATAGCCTCTTCTTTCCACTGTAACTCATATGGCTGCTCGTTCATTAAGCTCATCATAAATTCACCGAAGTCTGAAGCCATACGTGGTAACACAACTTGTGTTTCCGGGTCACCAAAACGTGCATTGAACTCAATTACTTTGGGGCCTTTGGCAGTTAAAATTAAGCCTGCATACAGAATTCCAGTGAATGATACACCTTCTGCATCCATTGCTTTTACAGTTGGCTCTACGATTGTGTCGTACGCAACTTTCACAATGTCCTCAGAAATTTGCGGTACTGGTGAATAAGCACCCATTCCGCCTGTATTTGGTCCTTTATCGCCATCATATGCACGTTTATGATCTTGTGCAATGACCATTGGGTATATTTGCCCTTTATGTACAAAACTCATGAAGCTGAATTCTTCACCATCGAGGAACTCTTCCACAACAACACGGGACGAAGAATCCCCGAAACGCTGGTTGCCGATCATATCTTCCACAGCTTCAATTGCTTCTTGTTCTGTCATCGCGACAATGACACCTTTTCCGGCCGCTAATCCGTCCGCTTTAATTACAATCGGAGCACCTTGCTCTTTAATATAAGCAACCGCTTTATCCGCTTCCGTAAAAGTTTCATGCGCTGCCGTCGGAATGTTATATTTGTTCATAATCTCTTTTGCATAAGACTTCGAACCTTCGATTTTTGCCGCTGCTTTCGTTGGACCGAAAATAACCAAGCCTTGCTCATTGAAGTAGTCAACGATTCCTTCTGCTAATGGCTGCTCTGGCCCTACAAATGTTAAAGCTACATCATTTTCTTTTACAAACTGTGCAAGTGCTGCGAAATCTAGTGCATCAATCGCAACAACTTGTGCATCCTGTTTCATTCCGTCATTTCCTGGTGCTACGAATACCTTTTGTACAGATGGTGCATTATTGAATTGCTTCGCGATCGCATGCTCACGACCACCACTACCGATTACAAGAATGTTCATATTAGCTTCCCCTTTTATAGAAATTTGGATAAAAAAAACGCCCGCCAAATTTTAGGCGAGCGTTTTTCATTAATGGTCGTTTACACTGCGCTACCCGACCAAAAGTAGTGCTGTGCATCTTACAATCAATGATTATTTTATTATTAACAGCGCATCTCCCGGCCAAAGTCGATACAGTTGTTAATAAAATTTGGTTACGATGGGGACCCGGCCAAGAATCGCCCAATCGTCTTATTTATCCCTCTCCCGGCCAGAAAGAAGAATAAATAAATCATTTGCAAACGCTTCTGCTAACATCCGGCCAGAACATTAGCGAAACTTTATTCTATTATAACGTAAATTTAATAATTTCTCTACTGCTAACTTATTAATTAATGTTTAAAGTGACGAACCCCTGTAAACACCATTGCAATACCGTATTTGTTCGCTGCATCGATTGATTCCTGGTCTTTAATTGAGCCGCCTGGTTGAATGATTGCTTTAATACCGGCTTTTGCCGCTGCTTCCACTGTGTCGCCCATTGGGAAGAATGCATCCGAAGCCAATGCCGCGCCCTGTGCTTTATCTCCTGCTTGTTCAAAGGCAATTTTTGCTGCGCCTACACGGTTCATTTGACCAGCGCCTACACCTAATGTCATTTGTTTATCCGTTACAACAATGGCATTTGATTTTACATGCTTCACAACTGCCCAGCCTAGTTTTAACGCTTCCCACTCTTCTTCAGTCGGTTTACGGTCTGTCACAACTTGAATGTTTGCATCTTTAAATCCGAAACGATCCGGCTCCTGTACAAGTAAACCACCTTCAACAGCAACAACATTGAATTGATCCTGCTTTTCCTGTGCGAAATCGATAGTTAACAGACGAATATTTTTCTTTTGTGTTAAAATCTCTAATGCTTCTGCAGTAAAGCTTGGCGCAATAATGATTTCAAGGAAAATACCCGATAACTTTTCTGCAGTTGCTTTGTCCACTTCTTTATTTAATGCAATGATGCCGCCGAATATCGATGTTGGATCTGCTTCATATGCTTTACTGAATGCTTCTTCGATTGTTTCACCAGTTCCGACACCACATGGGTTCATATGTTTCACGGCAACCGCTGCAGGTAGTTCAAATTCTTTTACGATTTGCAATGCTGCATTTG
This Solibacillus isronensis DNA region includes the following protein-coding sequences:
- a CDS encoding multidrug ABC transporter ATPase; the encoded protein is MDIESVKNKDVLQLQQTIIFLKSEIAKYQNEISTLQSVDYYSMVNSLEQELSQLVNEKKELSLELMMLRKSFEKELSELHENIQLREEQRIKLITSIESLVEKKENLQKENKQLKETIEKTANTENPAARSENYIQAVEELDHLLRSFMNSNNEQLLSLRDTINQQHDLLKHIKDKNDEIHSTLEEMVQIKEPEHNNYSPTDEQTITRINLENQLQNLFIQATSFETELDEKLRILDEFDDKLLLLAIEIEKHKKGDI
- the purD gene encoding phosphoribosylamine--glycine ligase, translated to MNILVIGSGGREHAIAKQFNNAPSVQKVFVAPGNDGMKQDAQVVAIDALDFAALAQFVKENDVALTFVGPEQPLAEGIVDYFNEQGLVIFGPTKAAAKIEGSKSYAKEIMNKYNIPTAAHETFTEADKAVAYIKEQGAPIVIKADGLAAGKGVIVAMTEQEAIEAVEDMIGNQRFGDSSSRVVVEEFLDGEEFSFMSFVHKGQIYPMVIAQDHKRAYDGDKGPNTGGMGAYSPVPQISEDIVKVAYDTIVEPTVKAMDAEGVSFTGILYAGLILTAKGPKVIEFNARFGDPETQVVLPRMASDFGEFMMSLMNEQPYELQWKEEAMLGVVVAAEGYPGDVEKGNALPELSDIELPVFHAGTKLEGDRFIGNGGRVLLVASEAATLKEAQEKVYAELAKKGWTNFFFRKDIGWRTFK
- the purH gene encoding bifunctional phosphoribosylaminoimidazolecarboxamide formyltransferase/IMP cyclohydrolase; translated protein: MTKRALISVSDKNGILEFAKELVALGYEVLSTGGTKSLLQQNNVPVTAVDEVTNFPEILDGRVKTLNPMIHGGLLGKFDEPSHVAQMNEHGIRPIEIVCVNLYPFVETISKPDVSWDDAIENIDIGGPTMLRSAAKNHDYVTVIVDANDYSAVLEELKADGKTTLTTRRRLAAKVFRHTAAYDSYISNHLSNAIGEEFPENMTLTYELKQTLRYGENPHQKAAFYAKRLGSDFSIAYATQLHGKELSYNNIQDANAALQIVKEFELPAAVAVKHMNPCGVGTGETIEEAFSKAYEADPTSIFGGIIALNKEVDKATAEKLSGIFLEIIIAPSFTAEALEILTQKKNIRLLTIDFAQEKQDQFNVVAVEGGLLVQEPDRFGFKDANIQVVTDRKPTEEEWEALKLGWAVVKHVKSNAIVVTDKQMTLGVGAGQMNRVGAAKIAFEQAGDKAQGAALASDAFFPMGDTVEAAAKAGIKAIIQPGGSIKDQESIDAANKYGIAMVFTGVRHFKH